In Pungitius pungitius chromosome 2, fPunPun2.1, whole genome shotgun sequence, a single window of DNA contains:
- the rbmx gene encoding RNA-binding motif protein, X chromosome isoform X1, which produces MAEADRPGKLFIGGLNTETTEKALEQYFSKYGRIVEVILMKDRETNKSRGFAFVTFESPADAKDAAREMNGKSLDGKPIKVEQATKPQFETAGRRGPPLMHSRSRGPPRGPRGSRGGPGGMRGPPSRDYYDSDPEPFFKGMSSRGPPPLKRGPPVRNGGPPPKRSAPSGPMSRTPMSRDRDPYGPPPPRRDSLSRRDDYPSPRDDHYNSKDSYSSRDYNSRDSRDYGPPQRDYSYREYSNSSSRDDYGSMSRGYSDRDGYGGGREPRSYVDRSSGGSYRDSYDGYGNSRSAPPSRGPPPSYGGSGGSSRYDDYGSSSRDGYGSRDSYPSSRSDPYPPSRGERMGRQERGPAPPVERGYPPRDSYSGSSRGGPRGGRGGNRPDRGMARSRY; this is translated from the exons ATGGCGGAGGCAGACCGACCGGGAAAGCTCTTCATCGGTGGACTGAACACCGAGACCACCGAGAAGGCCCTTGAGCAGTATTTCAGCAAATACGGCAGGATTGTTGAAG TTATTTTGATGAAAGACCGTGAAACCAACAAATCGAGAGGCTTTgcctttgttacttttgaaagtCCTGCTGATGCAAAGGATGCTGCACGAGAGATGAATGGAAAG TCTCTTGATGGAAAGCCTATCAAAGTGGAGCAGGCAACAAAGCCTCAGTTTGAGACTGCCGGGAGACGAGGACCTCCATTAATGCACTCCCGCAGTCGTGGACCACCCAGAGGACCCCGTGGTTCCAGAGGAGGTCCAGGTGGCATGAGAGGCCCACCATCGAGAG ACTACTATGATTCAGATCCAGAACCCTTCTTCAAAGGGATGTCATCCAGGGGTCCCCCTCCGTTGAAGCGAGGCCCTCCGGTTCGTAACGGAGGTCCCCCCCCGAAGAGGTCCGCCCCCTCTGGTCCCATGAGCAGAA CCCCCATGTCGCGGGACAGAGATCCCTATGGTCCACCCCCTCCTCGCAGGGACTCGTTGTCAAGGAGAGATGATTATCCTTCACCAAGAGATGACCATTACAACTCCAAAGATAG CTACTCCAGTCGGGATTATAATTCCAGAGATTCGAGGGACTATGGACCTCCCCAAAGAGATTATTCATACAGAGAATACTCCAATTCAAGTTCCCGTGATGACTATGGCTCAATGTCGAGGGGATACAG TGACCGGGATGGTTATGGTGGAGGCCGGGAACCTAGAAGCTACGTGGACCGATCAAGCGGTGGCTCTTACAGAGACTCCTATGACGGTTACG GTAACTCTCGCAGCGCCCCTCCTTCACGGGGCCCCCCACCATCCTATGGTGGGAGTGGTGGAAGCAGTCGTTACGATGACTATGGCAGCAGCTCCCGGGATGGCTATGGCAGTCGTGACAGTTACCCCAGCAGTCGGAGCGACCCATACCCACCTAGCCGTGGCGAGCGAATGGGCAGGCAGGAGAGGGGCCCGGCTCCCCCTGTCGAGAGAGGCTACCCTCCTCGCGATTCGTACAGCGGCTCAAGTCGCGGAGGGCCGCGTGGCGGGCGCGGCGGCAATCGGCCCGATAGAGGGATGGCTCGCAGCAGATACTGA
- the rbmx gene encoding RNA-binding motif protein, X chromosome isoform X2 gives MAEADRPGKLFIGGLNTETTEKALEQYFSKYGRIVEVILMKDRETNKSRGFAFVTFESPADAKDAAREMNGKSLDGKPIKVEQATKPQFETAGRRGPPLMHSRSRGPPRGPRGSRGGPGGMRGPPSRDYYDSDPEPFFKGMSSRGPPPLKRGPPVRNGGPPPKRSAPSGPMSRTPMSRDRDPYGPPPPRRDSLSRRDDYPSPRDDHYNSKDSYSSRDYNSRDSRDYGPPQRDYSYREYSNSSSRDDYGSMSRGYSDRDGYGGGREPRSYVDRSSGGSYRDSYDGYG, from the exons ATGGCGGAGGCAGACCGACCGGGAAAGCTCTTCATCGGTGGACTGAACACCGAGACCACCGAGAAGGCCCTTGAGCAGTATTTCAGCAAATACGGCAGGATTGTTGAAG TTATTTTGATGAAAGACCGTGAAACCAACAAATCGAGAGGCTTTgcctttgttacttttgaaagtCCTGCTGATGCAAAGGATGCTGCACGAGAGATGAATGGAAAG TCTCTTGATGGAAAGCCTATCAAAGTGGAGCAGGCAACAAAGCCTCAGTTTGAGACTGCCGGGAGACGAGGACCTCCATTAATGCACTCCCGCAGTCGTGGACCACCCAGAGGACCCCGTGGTTCCAGAGGAGGTCCAGGTGGCATGAGAGGCCCACCATCGAGAG ACTACTATGATTCAGATCCAGAACCCTTCTTCAAAGGGATGTCATCCAGGGGTCCCCCTCCGTTGAAGCGAGGCCCTCCGGTTCGTAACGGAGGTCCCCCCCCGAAGAGGTCCGCCCCCTCTGGTCCCATGAGCAGAA CCCCCATGTCGCGGGACAGAGATCCCTATGGTCCACCCCCTCCTCGCAGGGACTCGTTGTCAAGGAGAGATGATTATCCTTCACCAAGAGATGACCATTACAACTCCAAAGATAG CTACTCCAGTCGGGATTATAATTCCAGAGATTCGAGGGACTATGGACCTCCCCAAAGAGATTATTCATACAGAGAATACTCCAATTCAAGTTCCCGTGATGACTATGGCTCAATGTCGAGGGGATACAG TGACCGGGATGGTTATGGTGGAGGCCGGGAACCTAGAAGCTACGTGGACCGATCAAGCGGTGGCTCTTACAGAGACTCCTATGACGGTTACG GATGA